AGCCAATCTGAAACGATCGGACGTTGGCCGCGTACAGCTCGGCGTTGATGCGGAGCGCCTGAAAGATCGGACCGATCGGCTCGAAGGCATAGATCTGCACGTCCTGGTACTGCTGGCTCACCAGGAGCGTAAACAGGCCGATATTCGCGCCGACATCGAAGACGCACGCGCCGTCGCGCAGCGTGATGCCGTGCTGAAGATAGCTCTGCTTCTCGAAGATCTCGTGGTAGAGATACTCCGTCTCGTTCTTGTTCTGCTGCACAATCGCCAGGCCATTGGGCAGCGGATAGCGCGGGCGGCCCTCGATGGTTGGCCGGTAGCGCTGGCGCGGTACCGCGTAGGCGATCAGCCGCTGGTGCCCTGCGGCGTCTGCGCGATGGACGACCACGGCCTGCTCGACGCCGGGATGCTGCATCAGCGCGGCCTCGATCTCGCCCAGCTCGATGCGGTAGCCGCGCAGCTTGACCTGCTGATCGCTGCGGCCCAGAAACTCGATCGCGCCGTCCGAGCGAACGCGCGCGAGGTCGCCGGTCTTGTAGAGCCGCGCGCCCGACACGCCGGGTGCCCTTTGGGCATAGCACCCGCCGAACGGATCGGGGAGAAAAACCTCGGCGGTCCCGTCGGGCCGGTTGAGATAGCCCCGCGCCACACCCGCCCCGCCGATATACAGCTCGCCCGGCACGCCGATCGGCTGCGGTTGCAGGCGCGGATCGAGGACATAGATCTGCATGTTGGCGATCGGCTGGCCGATCGTCACGGCGCTGGCGTCGGCGATCAGCGCGGCGCTGGCGTTAGCCGTTGTCTCGGTCGGGCCGTACAGGTTCCACAGCCGAAGCTGCGGCAGCAGATCAAAGCTGCGCCTGACGAGATCGGGACGTAGCTGCTCGCCGCCGACGAAGACATCGGTCAGTCGGGCATGATGCAGGATCGTGCGATCCGCTTCGATCACATCGAGGATCGCCGACCAGAGCGAGGGCACGCAGTTCAGCGCGACGGTGTCTCGCGTGGCAAGCGCCTGCGCCAGCGCGGGCGGGTGCATGGCGCTATCTGCGGGCAGCACCCAGGTCGTGCCGCCACGGAGCAGCGGGGCTAGCACCTGTTTCAGGCTGGCATCGAAGGTCAGCTTTGTCACCAGCGGGAGCCACGGCACGTGCGTGGCGAATAATGAACGATTGACCCAGCACAGATAATTGACCAGGCTGCGGTGCTCGATCATCACGCCCTTGGGCTGCCCGGTCGAGCCGGAGGTGTACATCACGTAGGCGAGATCGCCAGGCTGCACGTCGCGCTGCGGGTTGTCGGCGGCTTCCTGCGCGATGCTCGGCCACCCCACGTCGAGGCAGACCAGGCGCGGCGCGTTCGGCGGCATCAGCGACACGAGATGCTCCTGTGTCAGCAGCACGCCGATGCCCGTGTCGTCGAGCAAGAAGGCCAGCCGCTCGCGCGGGTAGTCGGGGTCGAGCGGCACGTACGCGGCTCCGGCCTTGTGTACCGCCAGCAGCGCCACCAGCATATCAAACGAGCGCTCGACGCAGATGCCGACCAGCGCCTCACGCGCTGCGAGGCCGAGACGCAGGAGATAGCGCGCCAGTTGATTGGCCCGCGTATTCAGCTCGGCATACGTCAGATGGCGATCCGCAAAGACCACCGCCGGGTGATCGGGCGTGCGCGCGACCTGCTGCTCAAAAAGCTGATGAACGGTCAGATGCTCCGGGTAGGGCGTGCGGGTCGCATCGAGCGCGGCAAGAAGCTGCTGACGCTCGCGGCTGCCGATGATGTTCAGCGCGCTGATCGGCGCTGCTGGATCGCGGGTCACGCTCAGCAGCAGGGCCTGGAACGATTCTGCCAGGCGCTGCGCATCCAGCGCGTCGATGATATGCGTCGCGTAGTGGATCTCGGCGTGCAGCGCATCGGCGCGGCGCGTGCAGCTCAGCTTGAGCTTGAAGCGGTCGAGACAGGCATAGCGCTGATCGACAGAAAACGTCACATCCGCGCCGCGATAGCCGCCTGCCTGCTCGTGATAGTCGAACGCGATCGGCCAGAACGACGACCACTGGGCCGCGTCGTCGGCTGGCACGAGGTGTTTCCAGCTCCAATATTCCTGTCGATCGCGCGCCTCGTCGCACGCCTGCGCCGCCTGCGCCATCAGCTCGCTAAGCTGGCTGCCGGGCGTCAGATCGCAGCGGATCGGCAGATACCTGGCGAAGACGCCGACCACGTCCTCCAGCCCTTCGTAGGAGCGACCGTCGACCGCGACCGTGACGCGCATCGCCGATTCGCCGGTGAGTCGCCACAGCAGGATTTGCCAGCAGGCCAGCAGGCAATCGGCGAGGCGCGCCTGATAGCGCTGCGCCAGCGCCGCGAGCCGCTCTGCCAGGTCGGGATCGATCGTCAGCGGCACTGCCTGCGGGGTCAATACCTGCGGGTCCGGCGGCGGCTGCTCGAACGGCAGCGTCACGCTCAGCGGCGCGGCGTCCTGCTGCGCCCGCCAGTAGTCGCGGCTGGCTGCGGCATCCTCCGACTCCAGCAGCTCATGCTGCCACTCGATCAGATCGAGGTACTGGATCGGCTCGTCCGCTGGCTGCTGGTTTCCTCGATGCGCGTCATAGCGGCGGCCAAGCTGCTCAACCAGCCGATCCAGCCCGATCGCATCCGTGCAGAGCGCAGACGCGCCGATCAGCAGCATATGTCGGCGTGGCGCGAGCGCCGCGAGCGCGGCGTGGAGCAGCGGCCCGTGCTCAAGGTCGAACGGCTCCTGCTTCAGCGCATCGGACAGGGCAGCCAGGCGCAGCGCTTGCTCGCGCGGATCGGAGCGCGACAGGTCGTGCGTTTCAAGGGGCTGGATGTCGGCGGGCGTCACGACCTGAAGCGGCAGGCTCATGCCGACAAGCCGGCGCAGCGTGGTCTGCATGATCTCGTGCTGGCGAACCACGTCGCGCAGCGCAGCCTGAAGCGTCGGCAGATCGAGCTGCCCCTCGATCAGCACCGCGCACTGGCAGCGATACGGCCCGCTCCCGTCGATCTGGTGCAGCAGCCAGAGATGCTGCTGCTGCGGCGAGAGTCGCAATCCTTCTAGTATCTGCACGTTTGTGGCTCCACAGCGCTAGGCGACCGCCTGCCAACTGCACGGCTCGGCCATGCCTACGAGAACTTTGCGCGGCCCGACGAATGGAGCGCGACCATGCGCCACCAGCATATTGTCGAGCATCAGAAGATCCCCCGGCTGCCACGGAAAGGCGACGGTTGCCTGCCGGTAGATCGCGCGAATATGATCGAGCACGTCATCTTCAATCGGCGTCCCATCGCCATAAAACACGTTCTTCGGCAGCTCGTCCGGCGCGTACTCGCCGAGCAGCAGATCGCGGGTGGCCGCTGCCAGCGTCGAAACATGAAACGCCGTTGCCTGGTTGAACCAGACCATGTCGCCGGTGCTTGGATGTCTGGCAACCGCCGGGCGAATCTGGCGCGTTCTGAGACGCTGCTCGTCTTTCCACTCAACCGCAATATCGGCGCTGCGACAAAACGCTTCCATCGTCGCGCGATCGGTCGTGTTAAACACGGTCTGCCAGGGCAAGCCGAACTCCTGGCCGAAGTTTCGGACATACATGACCTGCTTCTCGATGAAGCGCTGCCGAATCGCCGGATCGATCCGCGCAACGATCTGGCGCGAGTCGGCGATGGGCGTTGCGCCGCCCTCTGCCGCGACGATCTGGCTGAAGAAGAAGATCTTGAGCGGCCAGGTATGCGCGTAGGAGCTTTCGTTATGCAGCTCGATCTGCTGATCGGCTGGATAATCGGTTGACGTGAAAATATGACTGGTGATCTGGCTGCGGGGCGTGGCGCGGTCGTTGTACGCCAGCGGCGTGCCAGAGGCGGCGGTGATCAACTGCTCGAACTCCGTCTCCGTCCGAATCTGGAAATTCCGAAACAGGATGCCGCCGAATTTCAAAAGCTGGCTTTCGATAAATCCTCGGTTACTCGCCACCCAGGCGCGCAGGTCAAGCCCATCCACGGCAGGCTCGATCACCAGCGGAAGCGTCTCGCCGGTCCAGAGGTGACTCGTCCTGATCAGGTGGTGCTCTGACACCGTTACGGTCTGGCGCTTGAGCACGCCCAAGGTCTTAATATCCGGTTTCTTAGGTGGCTGACTCATCGCGATCTCCTTCTGACCATGTTCCGAGTTTCGAGTTTCAAGTTTCAAGTTTCAAGTTTCGAGCTTTGATTTCTTCTTAGTTCTCGCTATCGATCATACGTCGCCTGGGGCGTCGCCGCTCAGCAGCGCCCGCACGGCATCGGGCGAAAGCTCGTTTAGCTCCGCTAACATCTGCGCGAGCACGGCCTGGTCAAGCTGCGCCGCCTGCCGTTGAACGATCGCGACCGCAAGCTCGGCGATCGTCGGCGCTTCAAAGAGCGCGCGCACGGGAAGCTCCACCTGAAACCGAGCGCGTAGCCGGGCTATGGCCTGTGTCGCCAGCAATGAGTGACCGCCCAGGTCAAAAAAGTTGTCGTGGATGCCGATCTGCGCGACGCTGAGGACCTCGGACCAGATGCCTGCTATGTCGATCTCGACCGACGTGCGCGGCGCGACAAACGTCTGTGTGGCGTCCCGTGTCGCCTCCGGCATGGGCAGCGCGCGCCGGTCTACTTTGCCGCTGGGCGCAAGCGGTAGGGCATCGAGGAAGACGAACGCGCTCGGCACCATGTAGTCGGGCAGGCGATCTTTGAGATAGGTGCGCAGTTCTGAGGTCGGAGTTCCAGGTTCTCGGTTGTCCGTTTGCTCGCTTGTGCGCCCATGCTCAAAGGGCACCAGCATGGCGCCCGCTCTTTGTTCTACGACGTACGCTACCAGCCGTTTATCACCAGGGCGATCCTCACGAACCATGACGACGACATCGCGCACCGCCTCGTGCTGGCGCAGCGCCGCCTCGATCTCGCCCGGCTCGACCCGGAAACCACGCAGCTTGATCTGGTGGTCGCTGCGGCCCAGAAATTCGATGTTGCCATCCGGCAGATAGCGGGCACGATCCCCCGTTCGGTAGAGTCGGCGTCCTGGCTGGCCGAAGGGATGCGGGATGAACCGCTCGGCGGTCAGGGCGGGCTGGTTGAGATAGCCATAGGCCAGCCCAACCCCGCCGATATACACCTCGCCGATCATCCCAACGGGCACAGGTTGCAGGTGGCGATTCAGCAGGTAGATCTCGCTGTTCTGCACGGGACGACCGATCGGTGTAAAACCGGCGCGGGTGCTGCCGGGCGGCACATCATAGAGCGTCGCGCAGATCGTCGCTTCGGTCGGGCCATACCCGTTGATGATGCGCAGCTCAGGCAGCCGGTGGCTGATCGCCGCGAGCAGCCGCTCCGGGATCGGCTCAACGCCCACCAGCAGCCGATGCAGCGCGAAGGACGCTGCCGTCTGGTCGAGCCGACTCGCAAGATCCTGCACGAGAAACGGCGGCACGTACGCGCTCCGGATACGATGCGTCGCCAGCCAGGCGAGAAACGCCGGTCCATCGGCGCGCACATCGTCGGGCACGAGATGCAGCGCGCCGCCAGCGATCAGCGCGGACCAGATCTCATAGACCGACACATCGAAGCTGACGCTGGTCCAGCAGCTACAGGCATCGCCCGCCATGATCGGCTGTCGGCCCGTGAAATCGCTCAAGAGGTTGACGACTCCCGCGTGATGACAGCTCACACCCTTGGGCCGTCCGGTCGAGCCGGAGGTATAGATGACATACGCCAGGTTCTCAGGCGTGACATCGCCGGAGAGATCGTCGGCGCGCTCCTGGGCGATCCGCTCCCAGTCGGCATCGACGCGAACGATCTGAACGCCCTGCACGGCGATCCCGCCTGATAGCCGCTCTTCTGTGAGCAGCACCGGCATTCCGGCATCCTCAAGCATGAATCGAATGCGCTCGGCGGGATACACCGGATCAAGCGGCACGTACGCGCCGCCCGCCTTAAGAATGCCCAGCAGCGCCACGATCAGATCGGGCGAGCGATGGAGGTAGACGCCCACCGGCACCTCGCCCTGAGGGCGCCCGCCGACGCCCAACCGGCGCAGGTGATGCGCGAGCTGATTCGCGCGCTCGTTCAGCTCGCGGTACGTGAGCCGCTGATCGTGACATACCACAGCGATAGCAGCGGGTGCGCGCGCAGCCTGCGCCTCGACAAGCTGGTGAAGGCAGCGGCTCTGAGGAAACGCGGCCTGCGTCGCATTCCAATCGACAAGAAGCTGCTGGCGCTCGGCCTTCGTCAGCAGCGCGACCTCCGCAATCCGCCGGTCAGGGTCGGCGAGCAGCGCGCTCAGCACGGTCTGAAAATGCCCGGCCATGCGCCTGATCGTCTCCACGGTAAAGAGATCGGAGCGATATTCGATCTCGCCTGCCAGCGCGTGATCGGCCTCTTCCAGCTTCAGCGTGAGATCGTACTGCACCGCGCCGGTGCTCACCGGCAGGCGGCGCATCGTCAGTCCAGGTAGCTCCAGGGGTGGCAGCGGCATGTTATGCAGCACGAACATCACCTGGATCAGCGGCGCATAGTGCAGGCTGCGCTCCGGCTGAAGCTCGGCTACCAGACGCTCGAACGGCAGATCTTGATGCGCGTACGCCTGAAGCGTCGTCGTGCGCACCCGCTGGAGCAGGGCACGAAAGCCTGGATCGCCGCTGAGATCGGCGCGCAGCACGAGCGTATTGACGAAGCAGCCGATCAGCCCCTCAGTCTCGACCCGCCGCCGTCCCGCGATGGGCGTGCCGATCAGCAGGTCGGTCTGCTCGGTATAGTGCAGCAAGAGCGTTTGAAAGGCCGCCAGCAGCGTCATAAAGAGCGTCACGCCCGCCTGACGACTGAGCGCATGGAGTCCTGCGACCACCTCCGGCGTAAGCTCAAAGCGGTGTGCCGCTCCGGGAAACGCCAGCGACGTCGGGCGCGGGTAGTCGGTCGGCAGCTCTAGCAGTGTTGGAGCCTCGCCTAGCTGCTGCCGCCAGTAGCTCAGGTGCCGCTCAAGCACGGCATCGCGGAGCGCCTGGCGCTGCCAGACGGCATAATCGGCATACTGGATCGGCAGTTCCGGCAGCGTCGGAGCGCGGCTAGCCAGGGCTGCGTCGTAGCAGGCGGCGAGATCGCGCAGGAGCACGCCCAGCGACCAGCCATCGCAGATGATGTGGTGCAGCAGCAGCAGGCAGACATGCTCCGTGGGCGCAATCTGGAACAACGTCGCGCGCACCAGCGGTCCCTGCGCCAGATCGAATGGCTGCTGCGCTGCCTCGACGGCCAGCCGTTGCACCTGAGCCGCCTGCTCGCTCGACAGCACGTGCATCAGCGAGACGACTGGCAGCGCGATCTGAAGCGTTGGCGCAACGACCTGGATCGGCTCGCCGTCGATCGCCAGAAACGTCGTGCGCAGCGACTCATGGCGCTGAATCAGCGCGTTGAGGCCGCTGGAGAACGCAGCGACCTGAAGCGAGCCGCTCAGGTGGACGGCGATCGGCACGCTGTACAGCGGCAAGCCCGGTGCGAGCTGGTCGAGAAACCAGAGGCGCTCCTGGGCAAATGATACGGGAAAGGCGTTAAACGTGCCTGGCTGCTGCCGGATCGTCTGCGCCAGACGTGTCTGCTGTTCGGGAGACAGCTCAGCCAATCGCGTCGCTAGATCGTTCATATCTGCATGCCTGATCTCAAGGTGATCATCATGTGCCGCGCCGAGCACGGCCTGTATCGATTCGATCGCCGAACGTCGGGATGGTATCAGAACTCGATCAGGCTGGCTAACGCGCCCAATCGCTGATGCGGATTGCCAGCCATGCCTTCCAAGAGCTGCTCAAAATGCTTAAGCATCCGCCTGATGGTCGCATCGTCG
The DNA window shown above is from Herpetosiphonaceae bacterium and carries:
- a CDS encoding amino acid adenylation domain-containing protein, with protein sequence MQILEGLRLSPQQQHLWLLHQIDGSGPYRCQCAVLIEGQLDLPTLQAALRDVVRQHEIMQTTLRRLVGMSLPLQVVTPADIQPLETHDLSRSDPREQALRLAALSDALKQEPFDLEHGPLLHAALAALAPRRHMLLIGASALCTDAIGLDRLVEQLGRRYDAHRGNQQPADEPIQYLDLIEWQHELLESEDAAASRDYWRAQQDAAPLSVTLPFEQPPPDPQVLTPQAVPLTIDPDLAERLAALAQRYQARLADCLLACWQILLWRLTGESAMRVTVAVDGRSYEGLEDVVGVFARYLPIRCDLTPGSQLSELMAQAAQACDEARDRQEYWSWKHLVPADDAAQWSSFWPIAFDYHEQAGGYRGADVTFSVDQRYACLDRFKLKLSCTRRADALHAEIHYATHIIDALDAQRLAESFQALLLSVTRDPAAPISALNIIGSRERQQLLAALDATRTPYPEHLTVHQLFEQQVARTPDHPAVVFADRHLTYAELNTRANQLARYLLRLGLAAREALVGICVERSFDMLVALLAVHKAGAAYVPLDPDYPRERLAFLLDDTGIGVLLTQEHLVSLMPPNAPRLVCLDVGWPSIAQEAADNPQRDVQPGDLAYVMYTSGSTGQPKGVMIEHRSLVNYLCWVNRSLFATHVPWLPLVTKLTFDASLKQVLAPLLRGGTTWVLPADSAMHPPALAQALATRDTVALNCVPSLWSAILDVIEADRTILHHARLTDVFVGGEQLRPDLVRRSFDLLPQLRLWNLYGPTETTANASAALIADASAVTIGQPIANMQIYVLDPRLQPQPIGVPGELYIGGAGVARGYLNRPDGTAEVFLPDPFGGCYAQRAPGVSGARLYKTGDLARVRSDGAIEFLGRSDQQVKLRGYRIELGEIEAALMQHPGVEQAVVVHRADAAGHQRLIAYAVPRQRYRPTIEGRPRYPLPNGLAIVQQNKNETEYLYHEIFEKQSYLQHGITLRDGACVFDVGANIGLFTLLVSQQYQDVQIYAFEPIGPIFQALRINAELYAANVRSFQIGLSATETTADFTFYPRYSMMSGLAAYANPDDEVEVVKQYLLNEQQSGATTTLLDHAEELLEGRFSGQIATCRLRRLSDVIREQAVERIDLLKIDVQRAELDVLHGIDAEDWPRIAQIVMEVHDAPGQPSEGRLAEVTGMLERVGYTVVVEQDELLKHTDRYTLYAVREQPRQPMPARSSVERAYPAPLHSSDLRQFLNRRLPEYMVPTTFVLLESLPLTPNGKLDRRALPEPEQARANLEALYVAPRTALEEQIVAIWAEVFKRETIGVYDNFFDLGGHSLLVTQVVARLRAAFDVQLPLRSIFEAPTIAGLAAMIARRQGQSDAIAPTTAVESETRDA
- a CDS encoding TauD/TfdA family dioxygenase, coding for MSQPPKKPDIKTLGVLKRQTVTVSEHHLIRTSHLWTGETLPLVIEPAVDGLDLRAWVASNRGFIESQLLKFGGILFRNFQIRTETEFEQLITAASGTPLAYNDRATPRSQITSHIFTSTDYPADQQIELHNESSYAHTWPLKIFFFSQIVAAEGGATPIADSRQIVARIDPAIRQRFIEKQVMYVRNFGQEFGLPWQTVFNTTDRATMEAFCRSADIAVEWKDEQRLRTRQIRPAVARHPSTGDMVWFNQATAFHVSTLAAATRDLLLGEYAPDELPKNVFYGDGTPIEDDVLDHIRAIYRQATVAFPWQPGDLLMLDNMLVAHGRAPFVGPRKVLVGMAEPCSWQAVA
- a CDS encoding amino acid adenylation domain-containing protein, with amino-acid sequence MNDLATRLAELSPEQQTRLAQTIRQQPGTFNAFPVSFAQERLWFLDQLAPGLPLYSVPIAVHLSGSLQVAAFSSGLNALIQRHESLRTTFLAIDGEPIQVVAPTLQIALPVVSLMHVLSSEQAAQVQRLAVEAAQQPFDLAQGPLVRATLFQIAPTEHVCLLLLHHIICDGWSLGVLLRDLAACYDAALASRAPTLPELPIQYADYAVWQRQALRDAVLERHLSYWRQQLGEAPTLLELPTDYPRPTSLAFPGAAHRFELTPEVVAGLHALSRQAGVTLFMTLLAAFQTLLLHYTEQTDLLIGTPIAGRRRVETEGLIGCFVNTLVLRADLSGDPGFRALLQRVRTTTLQAYAHQDLPFERLVAELQPERSLHYAPLIQVMFVLHNMPLPPLELPGLTMRRLPVSTGAVQYDLTLKLEEADHALAGEIEYRSDLFTVETIRRMAGHFQTVLSALLADPDRRIAEVALLTKAERQQLLVDWNATQAAFPQSRCLHQLVEAQAARAPAAIAVVCHDQRLTYRELNERANQLAHHLRRLGVGGRPQGEVPVGVYLHRSPDLIVALLGILKAGGAYVPLDPVYPAERIRFMLEDAGMPVLLTEERLSGGIAVQGVQIVRVDADWERIAQERADDLSGDVTPENLAYVIYTSGSTGRPKGVSCHHAGVVNLLSDFTGRQPIMAGDACSCWTSVSFDVSVYEIWSALIAGGALHLVPDDVRADGPAFLAWLATHRIRSAYVPPFLVQDLASRLDQTAASFALHRLLVGVEPIPERLLAAISHRLPELRIINGYGPTEATICATLYDVPPGSTRAGFTPIGRPVQNSEIYLLNRHLQPVPVGMIGEVYIGGVGLAYGYLNQPALTAERFIPHPFGQPGRRLYRTGDRARYLPDGNIEFLGRSDHQIKLRGFRVEPGEIEAALRQHEAVRDVVVMVREDRPGDKRLVAYVVEQRAGAMLVPFEHGRTSEQTDNREPGTPTSELRTYLKDRLPDYMVPSAFVFLDALPLAPSGKVDRRALPMPEATRDATQTFVAPRTSVEIDIAGIWSEVLSVAQIGIHDNFFDLGGHSLLATQAIARLRARFQVELPVRALFEAPTIAELAVAIVQRQAAQLDQAVLAQMLAELNELSPDAVRALLSGDAPGDV